A window from Limanda limanda chromosome 14, fLimLim1.1, whole genome shotgun sequence encodes these proteins:
- the ammecr1 gene encoding AMME syndrome candidate gene 1 protein, translating into MGRKRCVGADCSKMAAGCCGVKKQKLSGSPGSGGPGGVGAGSGAPGNGHCGSELGIGSSATVAAAANVSRSNGLGGGPGGIGGSSGGSSGGGTNALSPAPAGYSSSGLSPNLSPGPGSGSGGRKMVVSAEMCCFCFDVLYCHLYGYQPPRTPRFTNDPYPLFVTWKIGRDKRLRGCIGTFSAMNLHSGLREYTLTSALKDSRFPPMTRDELPRLFCSVSLLTNFEDVGDYLDWEVGVHGIRIEFFNEKGSKRTATYLPEVAKEQGWDHIQTIDSLLRKGGYKAPITNDFRKTIKLTRYRSEKLTMGYAEYIAHRQHHHYQNGIGHPLPPYNHYS; encoded by the exons ATGGGTCGGAAGCGGTGTGTCGGTGCAGATTGTTCCAAGATGGCGGCCGGGTGCTGCGGGGTGAAGAAGCAGAAGCTGTCGGGATCGCCCGGGTCGGGGGGTCCCGGCGGGGTGGGGGCGGGGAGCGGGGCTCCGGGAAACGGACATTGTGGCTCGGAGCTGGGGATTGGCTCCTCCGCGACCGTGGCAGCGGCGGCGAACGTTAGCAGATCCAACGGCCTGGGGGGTGGACCCGGGGGGATCGGTGGTAGTAGTGGTGgtagcagcggcggcggcacgAACGCTCTGTCCCCAGCCCCGGCCGGTTACTCTTCATCCGGCCTCTCCCCGAACCTCAGCCCGGGACCCGGCTCGGGAAGCGGAGGCAGAAAGATGGTGGTCTCGGCGGAGATGTGCTGCTTCTGTTTTGACGTGCTCTATTGCCATCTGTACGGATACCAACCTCCGAGAACACCCAGGTTTACAAATGATCCCTA CCCGCTGTTTGTCACATGGAAAATAGGCAGAGACAAGCGGTTGCGGGGTTGTATAGGTACTTTTTCTGCCATGAATCTGCACTCAGGACTCAGGGAGTACACCCTTACCAG TGCCCTTAAAGACAGCCGCTTCCCCCCTATGACAAGGGATGAGCTGCCTCGCCTCTTCTGCTCAGTGTCTCTTCTCACCAACTTTGAAGACGTCGGTGATTACCTTGACTGGGAG GTGGGCGTTCATGGTATTAGGATAGAATTTTTCAATGAAAAAGGATCAAAGCGCACCGCCACTTACCTACCAGAGGTTGCAAAGGAGCAAG GTTGGGACCACATTCAAACCATAGATTCCTTACTACGAAAGGGAGGTTATAAAGCTCCCATCACAAATGACTTCAGGAAGACCATTAAGTTAACCAG GTACCGTAGCGAGAAGTTGACAATGGGTTATGCAGAGTACATCGCCCACCGTCAGCACCATCACTACCAGAATGGCATTGGGCACCCTCTACCACCGTACAACCATTATTCCTGA